Proteins from one Emys orbicularis isolate rEmyOrb1 chromosome 2, rEmyOrb1.hap1, whole genome shotgun sequence genomic window:
- the LOC135874361 gene encoding transcription factor Sox-17-alpha-like, producing MSSPDAGYASSDDQTQARCSLPIMMPALGPCQWAESLSPLADAKVKSEAAPAGAASSRAKSESRIRRPMNAFMVWAKDERKRLAQQNPDLHNAELSKMLGKAWKALSLAEKRPFVEEAERLRVQHMQDHPNYKYRPRRRKQVKRLKRVESGFLPHGLAEAPGAGLASEGSRMCVESLALSYPEQGYPAVQSALPPALGHYRDCQPLAAAFDGYNLPTPDPSPLDAAETEPAFFTPPLQDECQLAPYGYPAAEYPAHGAESQASAALRRHLPRAEPLGQLSSLQSLLGCQGPLHAYYGQLCPPAGPARAPQLPPQPCQPSPPPEAQQCRESLEHLSQDELLGDVDRTEFEQYLHFACKPELGLHFQGHEAGLPAPDAHGPISSVVSDASTAVYYCTYPDA from the exons ATGAGCAGCCCCGATGCGGGCTACGCCAGCAGCGACGACCAGACGCAGGCAAGGTGCTCGCTCCCCATCATGATGCCGGCCCTGGGCCCCTGCCAGTGGGCAGagtccctgagccccctcgcaGACGCCAAGGTGAAGAGTGAGGCGGCCCCGGCGGGGGCTGCGAGCAGCCGGGCCAAAAGCGAGTCCCGCATCCGCCGGCCCATGAACGCCTTCATGGTGTGGGCCAAGGACGAGCGCAAGCGGCTGGCGCAGCAGAACCCGGACCTGCACAACGCGGAGCTCAGCAAGATGCTGG GGAAGGCCTGGAAGGCGCTGTCGCTGGCGGAGAAGCGGCCGTtcgtggaggaggcggagcggcTGCGGGTGCAGCACATGCAGGACCATCCCAACTACAAGTACCGGCCGCGCCGGCGGAAGCAGGTGAAGCGCCTGAAGCGCGTGGAAAGCGGCTTCCTGCCGCACGGGCTGGCGGAGGCGCCGGGCGCCGGGCTGGCCAGCGAGGGCAGCAGGATGTGCGTGGAGAGCCTGGCCCTGTCCTACCCGGAGCAGGGCTACCCCGCAGTGCAGAGCGCGCTGCCCCCGGCGCTGGGCCACTACCGGGACTGCCAGCCCCTGGCTGCCGCCTTCGACGGCTACAACCTGCCGACCCCGGACCCCTCCCCGCTGGACGCGGCGGAGACCGAGCCGGCCTTTTTCACGCCGCCCCTGCAGGACGAGTGTCAGCTGGCGCCCTACGGCTACCCCGCGGCCGAGTACCCCGCGCACGGGGCCGAGAGCCAGGCCAGCGCCGCGCTCCGCAGGCACCTGCCTCGCGCCGAGCCgctggggcagctcagctccctgcagagcCTGCTGGGCTGCCAGGGCCCCCTGCACGCCTACTACGGGCAGCTGTGCCCGcccgccggcccggcccgcgCTCCCCAGCTCCCGCCGCAGCCCTGCCAGCCCTCGCCGCCGCCCGAGGCGCAGCAGTGCAGGGAGTCGCTGGAGCACCTGTCGCAGGACGAGCTGCTGGGCGACGTGGATCGCACCGAATTCGAGCAGTACCTGCACTTCGCCTGCAAGCCCGAGCTAGGGCTCCACTTCCAGGGCCACGAAGCCGGCCTGCCAGCGCCAGACGCCCACGGGCCCATCTCCTCGGTGGTTTCGGATGCAAGTACTGCTGTGTATTACTGCACTTACCCAGACGCCTAA